One segment of Niabella beijingensis DNA contains the following:
- a CDS encoding PAS domain-containing protein, with the protein MPEDTGFDIYYGLLPTGIFILTAEGRFRYINPYAAQLLGVQAGALEGRHWETCFRFQALPPLPGAGASFEAIALATTDMAQSRSVAIHMAPVNDENGITGYRGVLTASPDADARQKKLQQDLHIFRSVFESTSASIFSFDTQLNYTSFNNAHRQAVLLGKGIEIKIGDNYMAIAGNDAEKTQAIFDRVMAGETVETVEEYGAPGLRRAAFSMICNPVFDEAGKITGMTVFCQDVSEKMRLEKENQDKTQLLKSVLSNLPIVLYKVDDGNRITLSTGAGLKAMDLADGELEGRDLTDIMPEAVEFHERARKGAVVQYVCDGNCFGRELYFQNILFADERIPGTVIGMALNITEQKRAEKEKEGEAHLLNGLLQNLPVIAYEIDRNGIITRALGAGLSALGFRDHELVGKSTFELFPTAADQVQAAQNGKLKSFTTRLEVRGKPLFFQNHVFPHPYQEGSIIGFALDITSQATAQQELQKLQEELERTIDLLDTSQQISSTGGWEYDVEKDVVYRTRHMKLLLGLENEETSLQAAALLYEEEYQEAVVQAMRKAVDHQESYVLEMRPKGTNRWFRSIGIPVVENGKTIRVRGAVTDITERKLAETELVRARLAAEAAALAKQQFLSNMSHEIRTPLNAIIGMTHLLLENHPKPEQEEHLKVLKFSSEYLHNLINDILDFNKIESGKITLEQIDFDFSELMRNIRQTHRVRAEDKGLLFRVDLGPDLPQMVNGDPMRLSQILNNLISNAIKFTHQGGVTVSVSLYSQGTDKAELDFRVTDTGIGIDPALKEFIFESFTQASADTTRIFGGTGLGLAITKQLLLLMGSTISVETTPGSGSRFSFRLLLTLGKAAPAVMHFSRVPESPDTLAGCRVLLVEDNRVNAFMAGKFLQKWGVEADYAVNGVEAVEKVQQKNYDLILMDLQMPLMDGYTATRRIRMLPDIRYRLLPIIALSASALPEIRDKVRLAGMTDCVAKPFHPEELYRVLVKYI; encoded by the coding sequence ATGCCAGAGGACACCGGGTTCGACATATATTATGGCTTATTGCCAACGGGTATTTTTATTCTCACGGCGGAAGGCCGGTTCCGTTATATCAATCCGTATGCCGCACAGCTGTTGGGTGTGCAGGCCGGAGCGCTTGAGGGCCGGCATTGGGAAACCTGCTTCCGCTTTCAGGCCCTGCCGCCGCTGCCGGGTGCCGGTGCCAGTTTTGAAGCGATCGCCCTGGCAACAACGGATATGGCACAGAGCCGGTCGGTCGCTATTCATATGGCTCCGGTAAACGACGAGAATGGTATTACCGGGTACAGGGGAGTGCTGACAGCATCTCCCGATGCGGATGCCCGTCAAAAAAAACTGCAGCAGGACCTTCATATTTTCCGGTCGGTTTTTGAAAGCACCAGTGCCAGTATTTTCTCATTCGATACACAGCTGAACTATACCTCCTTCAACAATGCTCACCGGCAGGCTGTATTGCTGGGAAAAGGAATTGAGATAAAGATCGGTGACAATTACATGGCCATCGCGGGAAATGATGCGGAGAAAACACAGGCTATTTTTGATCGAGTAATGGCGGGGGAAACGGTCGAAACGGTTGAAGAATACGGGGCTCCCGGATTACGGCGGGCGGCGTTTTCCATGATCTGCAATCCTGTGTTTGATGAAGCGGGTAAAATTACCGGTATGACGGTTTTCTGCCAGGATGTATCGGAAAAAATGCGCCTGGAAAAAGAGAATCAGGATAAGACACAGCTGTTAAAAAGCGTTCTCAGCAACCTGCCCATTGTTCTTTATAAAGTAGACGACGGGAACCGGATCACCCTGTCGACTGGTGCCGGACTAAAAGCGATGGACCTGGCGGATGGCGAACTGGAAGGCCGGGATCTTACAGACATAATGCCGGAAGCAGTGGAGTTCCACGAACGGGCAAGGAAGGGTGCTGTTGTGCAGTATGTATGCGACGGGAACTGTTTTGGCAGGGAGCTGTATTTCCAGAACATCCTGTTTGCTGATGAGCGCATACCCGGAACGGTGATCGGCATGGCCCTGAACATTACGGAACAAAAGCGTGCCGAGAAGGAGAAAGAAGGAGAAGCACACCTGCTCAACGGGTTGCTGCAGAACCTGCCGGTGATCGCCTATGAGATCGACCGTAACGGGATCATTACCCGTGCGCTCGGGGCCGGACTAAGTGCCCTTGGGTTCCGGGATCACGAGCTGGTGGGTAAAAGCACTTTTGAACTTTTTCCTACTGCAGCAGACCAGGTGCAGGCGGCACAGAACGGGAAACTCAAAAGTTTTACCACCCGGCTTGAAGTAAGAGGGAAGCCGTTATTTTTTCAGAACCATGTTTTTCCGCATCCGTACCAGGAAGGCAGTATTATCGGGTTTGCCCTTGATATCACCTCTCAGGCCACGGCACAGCAGGAGCTGCAGAAATTGCAGGAAGAGCTGGAGCGGACCATCGACCTGCTGGATACCAGCCAGCAGATCAGCAGCACGGGTGGCTGGGAATATGATGTGGAGAAAGACGTGGTGTACCGGACACGGCATATGAAGCTGCTGCTGGGACTGGAAAACGAGGAGACCTCATTACAGGCTGCCGCGTTGTTGTATGAGGAGGAATACCAGGAAGCTGTGGTACAGGCTATGCGGAAGGCCGTAGATCACCAGGAATCCTATGTACTGGAAATGCGGCCCAAGGGCACCAACCGCTGGTTCCGGAGTATTGGTATCCCGGTTGTAGAGAACGGGAAAACGATACGGGTGCGCGGGGCAGTAACAGATATCACGGAGCGGAAGCTGGCGGAAACAGAACTGGTGCGTGCCCGGCTGGCTGCGGAAGCAGCAGCCCTTGCCAAACAGCAGTTCCTTTCCAATATGAGTCATGAAATACGGACACCGTTAAATGCTATTATCGGGATGACGCACCTGCTGCTGGAGAACCATCCCAAACCGGAGCAGGAAGAACATCTGAAGGTCCTGAAATTTTCCAGTGAATACCTGCACAACCTGATCAATGATATACTTGATTTCAATAAGATCGAATCCGGTAAAATAACACTGGAACAGATCGACTTCGATTTTTCGGAACTGATGCGTAATATCCGGCAGACCCACCGGGTGCGGGCGGAAGATAAAGGCCTGCTCTTCCGGGTGGACCTGGGGCCGGACCTCCCGCAAATGGTCAACGGCGATCCGATGCGGTTGTCTCAAATATTGAATAATCTGATCAGCAATGCCATTAAGTTCACGCACCAGGGGGGCGTAACAGTTAGCGTGTCCTTGTACAGCCAGGGGACTGATAAGGCTGAGCTGGATTTCCGGGTTACCGATACGGGTATCGGTATCGATCCGGCCCTGAAAGAATTTATTTTTGAAAGCTTTACCCAGGCGAGCGCAGATACCACACGCATTTTTGGTGGTACCGGTCTCGGACTGGCCATTACCAAACAATTGCTGCTGCTGATGGGCAGTACCATTTCGGTTGAAACAACACCCGGATCTGGAAGCCGCTTTTCATTCCGGCTGCTGCTGACATTGGGAAAAGCAGCGCCGGCTGTCATGCATTTCAGCCGTGTTCCCGAATCCCCGGATACGCTTGCAGGATGCAGGGTGTTGCTGGTGGAAGACAACCGGGTGAATGCGTTTATGGCCGGCAAGTTCCTTCAGAAATGGGGAGTGGAAGCCGACTACGCGGTCAACGGCGTGGAGGCGGTGGAAAAAGTGCAGCAAAAAAATTATGACCTTATTCTGATGGATCTTCAAATGCCATTGATGGACGGCTATACGGCAACACGCCGGATCAGGATGTTGCCGGACATCCGTTACCGGTTGTTGCCCATTATTGCCCTGAGTGCTTCAGCTTTGCCGGAGATCCGGGATAAGGTGCGGCTGGCAGGAATGACGGACTGCGTGGCCAAGCCCTTTCACCCGGAGGAACTGTACCGGGTGCTTGTAAAATACATATAG
- a CDS encoding LacI family DNA-binding transcriptional regulator: MSNKVNQGKRNATSEDVAQLAGVSQATVSRVFAGGANVSEKKRKKILDAAAQLEYKPNAQARSLITRKTMMVGIIMRNIRDPFYSAVLEIFHTRLSPLGYQLIFNNSENEIIEEWEIAKLLEYNVEGIIVTDALLSEGATRKLKRSGIVSILFNRYAEGLNSSAVYCDNYLAAQQIATYLVEMGHRTFAFISGPRNTSTTVDRLKGFQEVLWERKIKDLTIIPGTYSYESGFESAQELLTRNKKIDCIFCGSDIIALGVMDAARLVGFRIPEDLSVVGFDNIRMLGWTPYPLTTWEQPLEEMVTSTVELLLKEIDDKNAVPRIIAMKGRLVIRNTVRKKK; the protein is encoded by the coding sequence TTGAGCAATAAAGTAAATCAGGGAAAACGGAACGCGACATCAGAAGATGTGGCACAGCTGGCAGGCGTATCGCAGGCCACTGTATCCCGTGTATTTGCCGGAGGTGCCAACGTATCGGAAAAAAAGCGGAAGAAGATCCTTGATGCCGCCGCACAGCTCGAATATAAACCCAATGCACAGGCCAGGAGTCTCATCACCCGGAAGACCATGATGGTCGGCATTATCATGCGTAACATAAGGGATCCGTTTTATTCTGCCGTACTGGAAATTTTTCATACCCGTTTATCGCCCCTGGGCTATCAGCTCATCTTCAATAATTCCGAGAACGAGATCATCGAAGAGTGGGAGATCGCTAAACTGCTGGAGTATAATGTGGAGGGTATCATCGTAACAGATGCGTTACTTTCCGAAGGAGCAACACGTAAATTAAAACGGAGCGGGATCGTTTCGATCCTGTTTAACCGGTATGCCGAAGGATTGAACAGCAGTGCGGTCTATTGCGACAACTACCTGGCGGCGCAGCAGATCGCTACCTACCTGGTGGAAATGGGCCACCGGACATTTGCCTTTATTTCGGGACCCCGTAATACCTCTACCACGGTAGACCGGCTGAAAGGGTTTCAGGAAGTATTGTGGGAGCGGAAGATCAAGGACCTGACGATCATACCGGGCACCTATAGCTACGAAAGCGGGTTCGAATCGGCACAGGAGCTGCTGACCCGCAACAAGAAGATCGATTGCATCTTCTGCGGCAGTGATATCATCGCCCTCGGGGTAATGGACGCTGCCCGGCTGGTGGGTTTCCGTATACCGGAGGACCTGTCGGTAGTAGGGTTTGATAATATCCGGATGCTGGGATGGACACCGTATCCCTTAACGACCTGGGAACAGCCCCTGGAGGAGATGGTGACCAGCACTGTAGAGCTGCTGTTAAAAGAAATTGACGATAAGAATGCAGTGCCCCGGATCATTGCCATGAAGGGGCGCCTGGTGATCAGGAATACAGTAAGAAAAAAGAAATAG
- a CDS encoding SusC/RagA family TonB-linked outer membrane protein: MKRRMIPESYCIPAVKTIPAPDASPRLKTKHCLILLMFSLMLGMAHAAPLKSLNRPVPAAQDTLPSYVLNGLVLDENKNPLPNASVQIKGTIRTALSNLDGKFIIEARSGDSLQVSSIGYLDQTLLLQTAPTIVIQLLPDLEGQKLNEVQVVGYGSQKKVTMVGAVSTVSIAEIQKYSTPQLTNAIGGKLAGVLTRQTSGEPGYDAAKIYIRGLVSQSGVNKPLIIVDGVERELNDYWTNMNIQDIESFSVLKDASATAVYGNRGANGVILIVTKKGIIGKPRVIFRTETAVATPQRIENNINAYEYASLVNESRANIGEGPKYSADELQKFKDHSDPYLYPDVDWYRTIFRKNTMQTINNLGITGGTDIIRYYVNLGYTLQQGMYVEDPKVEYKTNAMLHQYNFRSRVDVKLNKRLSIDLGLAGISKSANFPGRSRAAIFDVLKLTNPLMYPIKNPDGSDPGASGDSKINPYTLVTQTGYTKQFYTTITSNLNVRWDMGGLVRGLSLNGLAAFDVVDITQNVRTKDPATFYYKKDPISGVESYTPIVTETALGLYNLNENYRTVYQELRLDYVRSFGKHNITALFAANRRQYNNVNAGGSIDNIPERRQGLIGRITYNYDTRYLLEVNAGYTGSEQFPKGKRYGLFPSIGPGWVVSNEPFWNSGFISLLKFRGSYGLVGNDRIGGERFLFQTRFDKSAPGYVFGQDQNINPGGKRENFIGNPDVTWEHAYKSNVGLDLEMLHSMITLTADLFHERREDQLLRRRIIPIYAGYPDFIIPYGNVGIVENKGIDGSFQFRNTTNGGVYYSVNGNLTFAKNRIIENDYPQPQYPWQDLRGYPIGSNLGYIAEGFFKDEADIANSPDQTYFQSVIRPGDVKYKDINGDNKIDNADQTVIGKYGSEPQMMYGLGIVVSYKGFDASVFFTGAARRDFFFTQQWTAMPFASGESMYNVMQMVYDQRWVPGADNSDAKFPAVRSLSKNNYVGSTIYLRSGDYLRIRNAEIGYNFPDALMKRWKLNGARLFVQGTNLATWDHIKAIDPESDFGTGSYPISRNFNFGLEVRF, from the coding sequence ATGAAAAGAAGAATGATCCCAGAGTCGTATTGCATCCCGGCCGTAAAAACGATCCCGGCCCCGGATGCATCCCCACGACTAAAAACAAAACACTGTTTAATCCTTTTGATGTTCAGCCTGATGCTGGGCATGGCCCATGCGGCCCCTCTTAAGTCTCTGAACAGACCGGTGCCTGCAGCGCAGGACACCCTCCCTTCCTATGTGCTCAATGGCCTTGTACTGGATGAGAACAAAAATCCGCTGCCCAATGCTTCGGTACAGATCAAAGGCACCATACGGACTGCTTTATCGAACCTGGATGGAAAATTCATCATCGAAGCACGGAGCGGCGACTCACTGCAGGTGTCTTCCATCGGATACCTCGACCAAACACTGCTGCTGCAAACAGCACCCACCATCGTGATACAGCTGCTGCCCGATCTGGAAGGACAAAAACTGAATGAGGTCCAGGTGGTGGGTTACGGATCGCAAAAGAAAGTGACCATGGTAGGTGCCGTTTCTACCGTCAGCATTGCCGAGATCCAGAAATATTCCACCCCGCAACTGACCAATGCCATCGGCGGAAAGCTGGCCGGTGTGCTCACCCGGCAAACTTCAGGCGAACCGGGGTATGACGCTGCAAAGATCTATATACGGGGCCTGGTTTCTCAAAGCGGGGTGAACAAACCGCTGATCATCGTGGACGGCGTGGAGCGGGAATTGAACGATTACTGGACGAATATGAACATCCAGGATATCGAAAGCTTCTCCGTGCTTAAAGATGCCTCTGCTACAGCCGTGTATGGAAACAGGGGCGCCAATGGTGTGATCCTGATCGTAACAAAAAAAGGCATCATCGGTAAGCCAAGGGTGATCTTCCGTACGGAAACCGCAGTGGCAACACCGCAGCGGATCGAGAATAATATCAATGCCTACGAGTATGCATCCCTGGTAAACGAATCCCGGGCAAATATTGGTGAAGGACCAAAGTATTCAGCTGACGAATTGCAGAAATTCAAGGATCATTCGGATCCATATCTCTACCCGGATGTGGACTGGTACCGGACCATCTTCCGCAAAAATACCATGCAGACCATTAACAACCTGGGTATTACCGGGGGGACAGATATTATACGCTATTATGTGAACCTGGGCTATACCTTACAACAGGGCATGTATGTTGAAGATCCGAAAGTGGAATACAAGACCAACGCCATGCTGCATCAATATAACTTCCGCTCCAGAGTGGATGTAAAGCTGAACAAGCGTCTGAGCATCGATCTGGGACTGGCGGGCATTTCCAAATCCGCGAATTTCCCCGGCAGGTCGCGTGCGGCAATTTTTGATGTGCTGAAACTGACCAACCCGCTGATGTACCCGATAAAAAACCCGGACGGTTCTGACCCCGGCGCCAGCGGCGATTCGAAAATTAACCCTTACACCCTGGTTACACAAACCGGTTATACCAAACAATTCTATACTACCATCACCAGCAACCTGAACGTACGCTGGGATATGGGCGGCTTGGTACGCGGACTGTCACTGAACGGACTGGCGGCATTTGATGTGGTAGACATTACGCAGAATGTGCGTACAAAGGACCCGGCCACTTTTTATTATAAGAAAGATCCGATCTCCGGTGTGGAAAGTTATACGCCCATTGTTACGGAAACCGCGCTGGGACTCTATAACCTCAATGAAAACTACCGTACCGTATACCAGGAGCTGCGGCTGGATTATGTCCGCAGTTTTGGTAAACACAACATCACCGCCCTGTTTGCTGCAAACAGAAGACAGTACAATAATGTGAACGCGGGCGGTTCGATCGATAATATCCCCGAACGAAGACAGGGCCTGATCGGAAGGATCACCTATAACTATGATACCCGTTACCTCCTGGAAGTTAATGCCGGTTATACCGGGTCCGAACAATTCCCCAAGGGCAAACGCTACGGACTCTTTCCTTCCATAGGACCAGGCTGGGTGGTATCCAACGAACCATTCTGGAACTCGGGTTTTATCAGTCTTTTAAAATTCAGGGGATCTTACGGGCTGGTGGGTAATGACCGTATCGGTGGCGAACGGTTCCTGTTCCAGACAAGATTTGATAAAAGCGCACCCGGTTATGTTTTCGGGCAGGATCAGAATATCAACCCCGGGGGAAAGCGGGAGAATTTTATCGGTAACCCTGATGTGACCTGGGAGCACGCTTATAAATCAAATGTGGGACTGGATCTTGAAATGCTGCACAGCATGATCACGCTTACAGCGGACCTGTTCCATGAGCGCCGGGAAGACCAGCTGCTGAGAAGGCGGATCATCCCGATATACGCGGGGTATCCTGATTTTATTATTCCTTACGGGAATGTGGGGATCGTGGAAAATAAAGGAATCGACGGCAGCTTCCAGTTCAGGAATACCACAAACGGCGGCGTGTATTATTCTGTGAACGGTAACCTGACGTTTGCGAAGAACCGGATCATTGAAAATGATTATCCGCAGCCGCAATATCCGTGGCAGGACCTGCGCGGCTATCCCATCGGATCCAACCTGGGTTATATCGCCGAAGGCTTTTTCAAAGATGAGGCCGATATCGCGAACAGTCCGGACCAGACCTACTTCCAGTCGGTGATCCGCCCCGGCGATGTAAAGTATAAAGACATCAACGGGGATAATAAGATTGATAATGCCGATCAGACGGTGATCGGTAAATACGGGTCGGAACCGCAAATGATGTATGGCCTGGGGATCGTAGTGTCTTACAAAGGATTTGATGCCTCCGTGTTCTTTACCGGTGCTGCCCGGCGCGACTTCTTCTTTACCCAGCAATGGACCGCCATGCCCTTTGCTTCCGGCGAAAGTATGTACAATGTAATGCAGATGGTATACGACCAGCGCTGGGTGCCGGGCGCCGATAACAGCGATGCAAAATTTCCCGCAGTACGTTCCCTGAGTAAAAACAACTATGTAGGATCTACCATCTACCTGCGCAGCGGCGATTACCTGCGGATCAGGAATGCGGAGATCGGGTACAATTTCCCGGATGCGCTGATGAAACGCTGGAAGCTCAACGGGGCACGGCTGTTTGTGCAGGGCACCAACCTGGCAACCTGGGATCATATAAAAGCCATTGATCCGGAATCGGATTTTGGTACGGGAAGTTATCCCATCAGCCGCAATTTCAATTTTGGCCTGGAAGTAAGGTTTTAA
- a CDS encoding sensor histidine kinase, giving the protein MSTFIPMKIYRFSLFIFVLILCGPAKLLSAQSLFFRHLNTANGLLSDQGIELCEDRLGRLWIGTDEGVNVFDGYQVAAYTRDNRSGILNNRIRTILCDRQGTIWIATPAGIQYKAEHTNRFAVVDNPDRYPLEKIVLMYEAPGGILSFTRDSCFFIDQQKRVRPLNGITSIIKERAAMLTASHAGGPVWLLGIRGKTLMVDISRQVLLKELPYHNAWSLCRVSENEWLACGLARDSVVLMNTATGTMELVNNWKNREGKAIAGYGSEIVKIDDDRYAMVTRYHGLYILNVSTRSVAQYTNDPGDASSIHSSFLLRVLVTRNRTLVVHGNGISYTSLDAPPISAVRSFTNEEGLKYQNVVNCFYQDASGQMWIGTNSYLIRWDRTKTVSNFYTYYEKGEGPLNVRTLRAVLADHKNRLWIGAFGAGFGRLRPDGHFDKIPTSITGRGDSLVSSEFHRVVSDRHGNFLVATGARFYLFDPLTNRLETFRSHPRLRKIIEGYTTHFFADRDDNWWFAQSRGLSFYDKKKDSLYTIVLPGTQKDNNIVSVEQDLQGGIYACGYYGVYMIDPVTLRVKGLLNKSSGLETSNVVGLLRDLDGNIWIIGNKGLARYNPQNGALVSFDEKDGLLQSNHRVSAYYLAPDGEVFIGAQTGFNHFYPSQLRIRSYPLQVFITDVYSADTVLNVLNGLPLKLSYRENNLVFRYLTVDYRHAGSVRYRYKLNGFDTGYIYAYKERQARYTNLPAGNYRFEAEASINGKDWYSAARPLAVTIGRAFWNTWWFRLLALLLLSGLAYSFYRWRIRQVEKEAKLRSDFEIKLNELEQKALSTQMNPHFIFNSLNTINSFVNSNDRILANQYISKFSRLVRLTLDNSRAKKIVLRDELEVIKIYVELEQVRFEQRFAYELTTDGVDPDMVEIPSMVIQPFVENAVLHGLLPSDKPGRLTVSVTQKGAILVFVITDNGVGRQAAQRNKEQLNFNRKSHGLDITLKRIESFNKGAAIADPVRITDLLDPDGNSAGTRVEVLLAVAEAF; this is encoded by the coding sequence ATGAGTACTTTTATCCCCATGAAAATATATAGGTTCAGCCTTTTTATTTTTGTACTGATACTCTGCGGCCCTGCTAAACTGTTATCTGCCCAGTCCCTCTTTTTCCGGCATCTGAATACAGCTAACGGCTTACTAAGCGACCAGGGTATTGAGCTGTGCGAGGACCGGCTGGGACGGTTGTGGATCGGAACGGATGAAGGTGTGAATGTCTTCGATGGTTACCAGGTGGCGGCCTATACCCGCGATAACCGCAGCGGGATTCTTAATAACCGGATACGGACTATCCTATGCGACCGTCAGGGAACCATATGGATCGCCACCCCGGCAGGCATTCAATATAAGGCGGAGCACACGAACCGGTTTGCAGTGGTTGATAATCCGGACCGCTATCCGCTTGAAAAGATCGTGCTGATGTATGAAGCTCCCGGGGGGATCCTGAGCTTTACACGCGATTCCTGTTTTTTTATCGATCAGCAAAAGCGCGTACGCCCGCTCAATGGAATTACATCCATAATTAAAGAGCGTGCCGCCATGCTTACTGCCAGTCATGCAGGCGGACCGGTATGGCTGCTGGGGATCAGGGGGAAAACCCTGATGGTGGATATTTCCCGGCAGGTGCTGTTGAAAGAACTGCCCTATCATAACGCGTGGAGCCTGTGCCGGGTAAGTGAAAATGAATGGCTGGCCTGCGGCCTCGCGCGCGATAGCGTGGTGCTGATGAATACTGCCACTGGTACAATGGAGCTGGTGAACAACTGGAAGAACCGGGAAGGAAAGGCAATAGCAGGATACGGAAGTGAAATTGTAAAGATCGATGATGACCGGTATGCTATGGTGACGCGTTATCACGGCCTGTATATATTAAATGTAAGTACGCGGTCGGTAGCACAGTATACCAATGATCCCGGAGATGCTTCATCCATTCACAGCAGTTTTCTACTTAGGGTATTGGTGACCCGGAACCGCACACTGGTGGTGCATGGCAATGGAATTTCCTATACCTCGCTGGATGCACCACCGATCTCGGCAGTCCGGAGTTTTACCAATGAGGAGGGACTGAAATACCAGAATGTGGTGAACTGTTTTTATCAGGATGCTTCCGGACAGATGTGGATCGGCACCAACAGTTACCTGATCCGCTGGGATCGCACAAAAACGGTCAGCAATTTTTATACCTATTATGAGAAAGGAGAAGGCCCCCTGAACGTGCGTACACTGAGAGCTGTATTAGCGGATCATAAAAACCGGCTCTGGATCGGTGCCTTCGGGGCGGGTTTTGGCCGGCTGCGACCGGACGGCCATTTCGATAAGATACCCACCAGCATAACCGGAAGGGGCGACAGCCTGGTGAGCAGCGAATTCCATCGTGTGGTTTCTGATCGTCATGGTAATTTCCTGGTGGCTACCGGTGCGCGGTTTTATCTGTTTGATCCCCTGACCAACCGGCTGGAAACCTTTCGTTCCCATCCCCGGCTCCGCAAGATCATTGAGGGTTATACCACGCATTTTTTTGCCGACCGTGATGACAACTGGTGGTTTGCCCAGAGCCGGGGCCTGAGCTTTTATGATAAAAAGAAAGACAGTCTATACACCATTGTATTGCCGGGTACGCAAAAGGATAATAACATAGTTTCAGTGGAACAGGATCTGCAGGGGGGTATTTATGCCTGCGGATATTATGGAGTGTATATGATCGACCCGGTTACACTGCGTGTGAAAGGCCTGTTGAATAAAAGCAGCGGACTGGAGACCTCGAATGTTGTGGGGTTGCTGCGCGATCTGGACGGCAATATCTGGATCATCGGAAATAAAGGCCTCGCGCGGTACAACCCTCAAAACGGTGCCCTGGTATCCTTTGATGAAAAGGACGGGCTGCTTCAGAGCAATCACCGTGTTTCGGCGTATTACCTGGCACCGGACGGAGAAGTTTTTATCGGTGCACAAACCGGGTTTAATCATTTTTATCCCTCACAACTGCGGATCCGTTCATATCCCCTGCAGGTCTTTATCACCGATGTTTATTCTGCCGATACTGTGCTGAATGTATTGAACGGCCTGCCGTTAAAATTATCCTACCGTGAAAATAACCTGGTGTTCCGTTATCTTACGGTGGATTACCGGCATGCAGGGTCCGTTCGTTACCGGTATAAGCTGAACGGGTTTGATACGGGCTATATATATGCCTATAAAGAACGCCAGGCGCGTTATACCAACCTGCCTGCGGGTAACTACCGGTTCGAGGCAGAAGCGTCCATAAACGGAAAGGACTGGTACAGTGCTGCCCGGCCGCTTGCGGTTACCATCGGCCGTGCATTCTGGAATACCTGGTGGTTCCGGCTTTTGGCCCTGCTGCTGCTGTCCGGACTGGCGTACAGTTTTTACAGGTGGCGGATCCGCCAGGTAGAGAAAGAGGCAAAGCTTCGGAGTGATTTTGAAATAAAGCTGAACGAGCTGGAACAAAAGGCGCTCAGCACACAGATGAATCCGCATTTCATTTTTAATTCGCTCAATACGATCAACTCGTTTGTCAACAGCAACGACCGGATCCTGGCCAATCAATACATCAGTAAGTTTTCAAGACTGGTACGTTTGACGCTGGATAATTCGAGAGCTAAAAAGATCGTCTTACGCGACGAGCTGGAGGTGATAAAGATCTATGTGGAACTGGAACAGGTGCGTTTTGAACAACGGTTTGCCTATGAACTTACCACGGATGGGGTAGACCCGGATATGGTAGAGATCCCTTCCATGGTGATCCAGCCTTTTGTGGAGAATGCTGTCTTACACGGATTGCTGCCATCGGATAAACCCGGCCGGCTGACGGTTTCGGTGACACAAAAAGGAGCCATACTGGTATTTGTCATTACAGATAACGGAGTAGGGCGGCAGGCGGCGCAGCGTAATAAAGAGCAACTGAACTTTAACCGTAAATCCCACGGGCTGGACATCACGCTCAAGCGGATCGAGTCGTTCAATAAAGGGGCCGCCATTGCTGATCCGGTGCGGATCACCGACCTGCTGGATCCTGATGGTAACTCTGCCGGTACCCGGGTGGAAGTACTGCTTGCAGTGGCAGAAGCCTTTTAG